One window of the Chryseobacterium sp. CY350 genome contains the following:
- a CDS encoding T9SS type A sorting domain-containing protein: MYIHLAPGRNRVTKPLIVAEGFDMGVIVAPTRDAGLSDIQSFKNSLLQGGPLAGMINSDYDIIYVDWNNGVDYIQNNAGLLAAAISWVNANKLGTEQNVVVGQSMGGLVARYALKDMEDHGIAHQTRLFISHDSPHLGANIPLSIQNMLVNVTRAYVKTPIALGVGEFVVPFFNEGISVGDVLTLTDTPAARQMLLNYVNRNYQINNSMHDDWQITLKTKGYPQQTRNVAISNGSECGTDQTFSNLLRLYKETPNQHMFSDILGSLIGVATHRLDMIVLASLPGSSKYVFDITAKPMTQLNASNQIYNGSIKYKKKILWLVNAQVELLNGSANQPSGILPFDKYGGGRFMLAMNEIPSSISNDLTVNEFSFIPTPSALDYKRGNSVLTEADYQKPFSANEPSDVNQIPFANFMAETVNENNGHIRFSNRSGLFVQDQLSSNLSVQNTVRASAYLCGDKIKIGGEDIVCGTGSPLAYTTGFAPSITWIITDGASLVDINGPTNLPQLILTPKPNANGNVTLQAFLQGDGGSNTVTKNVWIGGPRVKMPNASCGNPYDTVCFNSGSYGQLFNAVVDGVGMEGNPSISTDYEWEKVYGNFTFVSSGNGYISTVSNNGTKVTGRMAILSPTTGASSMQVRARAKNKCGWGPWKNILFNNYGNRIAVVEEKLFTVSPNPASDIITITANNQANKTSKITAELYNNIGARQGNTVLNNNKGTINVTGLLPGIYTLKINYGEGIENHQVMVK; the protein is encoded by the coding sequence ATGTATATCCACTTAGCACCTGGAAGAAATAGAGTGACCAAGCCCCTTATTGTTGCAGAAGGGTTTGATATGGGTGTTATTGTAGCGCCCACAAGAGATGCCGGTTTAAGTGATATTCAATCTTTTAAAAATTCATTACTACAAGGGGGACCTTTAGCCGGCATGATTAACAGTGACTATGATATCATTTATGTTGACTGGAATAACGGTGTAGACTATATACAAAATAATGCGGGACTATTAGCAGCGGCTATCTCTTGGGTGAATGCTAACAAACTAGGTACAGAGCAAAATGTTGTAGTTGGGCAAAGCATGGGAGGACTTGTTGCCAGGTATGCCTTAAAAGATATGGAAGACCACGGGATTGCTCACCAGACCAGACTTTTCATTTCACACGACAGTCCGCACCTCGGAGCGAATATACCTTTATCAATCCAAAATATGTTGGTCAATGTTACCCGCGCATATGTTAAAACTCCGATCGCTTTGGGTGTTGGTGAATTTGTTGTACCATTCTTTAATGAAGGAATATCTGTTGGGGACGTGCTGACCTTAACTGATACACCAGCTGCGAGACAGATGTTGCTTAATTATGTCAACAGGAACTATCAAATCAATAATTCAATGCATGATGACTGGCAGATTACACTTAAGACTAAGGGATATCCTCAGCAAACAAGAAATGTGGCTATATCAAACGGTAGTGAATGCGGTACCGATCAAACATTTTCGAACCTTTTGAGATTGTACAAAGAAACTCCTAACCAGCATATGTTTTCTGATATATTGGGTTCACTGATCGGGGTGGCAACACACAGATTGGATATGATTGTTTTAGCCTCTCTACCGGGTAGCTCAAAATACGTCTTTGATATTACAGCAAAACCCATGACGCAGTTAAACGCTTCCAATCAAATTTATAATGGCAGTATCAAATACAAGAAAAAAATACTATGGCTGGTCAATGCCCAGGTCGAACTACTCAACGGGTCGGCTAATCAGCCATCAGGAATTCTACCTTTTGACAAATATGGAGGAGGAAGATTTATGCTTGCTATGAATGAGATCCCATCATCTATATCTAATGACCTTACAGTAAATGAGTTCAGTTTCATTCCTACCCCAAGTGCCTTAGATTACAAGAGAGGTAACTCGGTCCTTACAGAAGCTGACTATCAGAAACCATTTAGTGCTAATGAGCCAAGTGATGTCAACCAAATACCGTTTGCAAACTTTATGGCAGAAACTGTCAATGAAAATAATGGGCATATCAGATTCAGCAATCGAAGCGGGTTGTTTGTACAAGATCAACTTTCTTCAAATTTGAGTGTTCAAAATACGGTACGTGCTTCGGCATATCTTTGTGGGGATAAAATTAAAATTGGTGGGGAAGATATAGTTTGCGGTACAGGGTCACCTTTAGCTTATACAACAGGCTTTGCACCTTCCATTACGTGGATCATTACTGACGGAGCTTCCTTAGTAGATATCAACGGACCAACGAACTTGCCTCAATTGATATTAACCCCTAAACCTAATGCAAACGGAAATGTGACCTTACAGGCTTTTCTACAGGGAGATGGCGGATCTAATACGGTAACTAAAAATGTATGGATTGGCGGTCCAAGAGTTAAAATGCCAAACGCTTCTTGCGGAAATCCTTATGATACGGTATGTTTTAACAGTGGAAGCTATGGACAGCTATTTAATGCCGTTGTTGACGGTGTTGGAATGGAAGGTAATCCAAGTATCAGCACAGATTACGAGTGGGAAAAAGTATATGGTAACTTTACATTTGTCAGTTCGGGAAATGGATATATTTCAACGGTCAGCAATAATGGTACAAAGGTAACCGGAAGAATGGCTATTTTATCTCCCACTACAGGAGCAAGCAGTATGCAAGTCCGTGCGCGCGCAAAAAATAAATGTGGATGGGGGCCTTGGAAGAATATCTTGTTTAATAATTATGGTAACAGAATTGCAGTTGTTGAAGAAAAACTATTTACTGTTTCTCCAAATCCTGCAAGTGATATCATTACAATCACTGCAAATAATCAAGCCAATAAAACATCAAAAATCACTGCAGAGCTCTATAATAATATTGGAGCCAGACAAGGAAATACAGTTCTTAATAATAACAAGGGTACCATTAACGTCACCGGCTTATTACCTGGTATCTATACATTGAAGATAAATTATGGCGAAGGAATTGAAAATCATCAAGTGATGGTAAAGTAA
- a CDS encoding porin family protein, with protein MTHKSLVAAAITFSGLITAQTADSEFKFGAKAGYSLSTMKFFDNKLDSKSYFYAGLVGEQPVSSKIGIQAELLYTQIGGKQNVPFVQITDNDPQMINMELDYQLTQIQVPISMKYYFIPKFSASVGMNLAFNVSEKVRTEQIINGTDSQNYDGIKSLNLFPFLGAEYKLNDKFFVDARYNFNFIKINNGNLPTKIGFLQAGVGYVFN; from the coding sequence ATGACACACAAATCTTTAGTTGCTGCCGCAATTACTTTTTCAGGATTAATCACCGCTCAAACTGCAGATTCAGAATTTAAATTTGGAGCCAAAGCAGGTTATTCCTTATCAACAATGAAATTTTTTGATAATAAGCTGGATTCAAAATCATATTTTTATGCCGGTTTAGTCGGAGAACAACCCGTATCTTCAAAAATCGGCATTCAGGCTGAACTGCTCTATACTCAGATTGGTGGAAAGCAAAATGTACCCTTTGTTCAAATTACTGATAATGATCCTCAGATGATCAACATGGAACTTGATTATCAGCTAACTCAAATACAAGTACCTATTTCTATGAAATATTACTTTATCCCTAAATTTTCAGCATCTGTGGGAATGAATCTAGCATTTAATGTTTCGGAAAAAGTAAGAACGGAGCAAATAATTAACGGGACTGATTCTCAAAACTATGACGGCATTAAAAGCTTGAATCTCTTTCCATTTCTTGGCGCAGAATACAAACTTAATGATAAGTTTTTTGTAGACGCTCGGTATAATTTTAATTTCATAAAAATCAACAATGGAAATCTCCCTACTAAGATTGGTTTTTTACAGGCTGGCGTAGGCTATGTCTTTAACTAA
- a CDS encoding DUF6520 family protein, producing MKKVRQIALPLAILFVGAGSAYATSVTKSSTKDAAEKLGYRWNPDAQGVKCIQSEELCTTENTGNICTVVEGSTTHQLFDGDGIPCEQVMYRIQ from the coding sequence ATGAAAAAAGTAAGACAAATCGCATTGCCGTTAGCAATCCTTTTCGTGGGAGCAGGAAGTGCGTACGCTACAAGCGTAACAAAAAGCAGCACAAAAGATGCCGCAGAGAAATTAGGATACCGTTGGAATCCTGATGCACAAGGGGTAAAATGTATCCAAAGTGAAGAACTTTGTACTACAGAAAATACCGGGAATATTTGTACAGTTGTTGAAGGAAGTACTACCCATCAGTTATTTGACGGGGATGGAATTCCTTGCGAACAAGTAATGTACAGAATTCAATAA
- a CDS encoding MauE/DoxX family redox-associated membrane protein has translation MKTIKVRFVDIISYFFILLFCYATVSKIMDFENFQAQIGQSPLISSFTAFGSYGILITEILVCLLLLTNKTRIYGLYGSFMLMVLFSVYIYLILNYSEFVPCSCGGILEKMDWHTHLWFNISCFVLAAISILLHNNDQARNYFFKIILLLTMLCFCVLLMFFIHKRSEVIMRKDNGFVRRFLPHAVIEEKRFDLGINSYYFAGISSDTIYLGSITAPFTLSKLVDFKTLREQFLKPSKYDDTFFAPMIEVKNNQIFLSDGTVPIIYKGSVHSDQLKVLDQPQFTFQKISHLADSSFVVTAYHRKQGIQSLGIYHPGREKHVLWNPKLLEKVKDGYFDPDGHLHYDSSLQKLVYVYLYKNKYITTDLNLNLKDTYRTIDTVTVPQLDIVYSKNQTRKLGGKTVTVNKRSAVHHGILFIQSDRIGKYEHKELWKKMVTVDMYSIVQQKYIGSFYLPKKEKQQRMQFIVDDKNLYLIVENEIIKYRFAQNITQHFISGVAENLNKE, from the coding sequence ATGAAAACCATAAAAGTTAGATTTGTAGACATCATAAGCTATTTTTTCATCCTGTTGTTTTGCTATGCAACCGTAAGTAAAATAATGGATTTTGAAAATTTCCAGGCTCAGATCGGGCAATCTCCTTTGATCAGCTCGTTTACCGCGTTTGGTTCGTATGGAATCCTAATCACAGAAATATTGGTCTGCCTTCTTCTCTTAACGAATAAGACCAGAATTTATGGATTATATGGATCTTTCATGTTGATGGTATTGTTCAGCGTTTATATTTATTTGATTTTAAACTATAGTGAATTCGTGCCGTGCTCATGTGGAGGAATTCTGGAAAAAATGGATTGGCACACCCACCTGTGGTTTAATATATCGTGTTTCGTGCTGGCAGCGATATCAATTCTGCTTCATAATAATGATCAAGCACGAAACTATTTCTTTAAGATCATTCTGCTTTTAACAATGCTATGTTTCTGCGTTTTGCTGATGTTTTTTATCCATAAGAGGTCTGAAGTGATAATGAGGAAAGATAATGGATTTGTACGGCGTTTTTTACCACATGCGGTCATAGAAGAGAAAAGATTTGATTTAGGAATTAATTCATATTATTTTGCAGGCATAAGCAGTGACACGATCTATCTGGGGAGCATAACAGCACCCTTCACGTTGAGCAAATTAGTGGATTTCAAAACACTTAGGGAGCAGTTTTTAAAACCATCAAAATATGACGACACCTTTTTCGCACCGATGATCGAGGTGAAGAATAATCAAATATTTCTCAGCGACGGTACCGTGCCAATCATTTACAAAGGATCTGTCCATTCCGATCAATTGAAAGTTCTTGACCAGCCTCAGTTTACTTTTCAAAAGATCTCCCATCTTGCAGATTCTTCTTTTGTTGTGACTGCATACCATAGAAAGCAGGGAATTCAAAGCCTCGGAATCTACCATCCTGGAAGAGAAAAGCACGTTTTATGGAACCCAAAACTCCTTGAAAAAGTTAAAGACGGGTATTTTGACCCTGATGGACATCTTCATTACGACAGCAGTTTACAGAAACTTGTGTACGTCTATCTCTACAAGAATAAATACATTACGACAGATCTCAATTTAAATCTCAAAGATACCTACAGAACCATTGACACGGTAACAGTTCCCCAGTTAGATATTGTTTATTCAAAAAACCAGACAAGAAAACTTGGTGGCAAGACTGTTACCGTCAACAAAAGATCGGCAGTCCATCACGGGATTTTATTTATTCAATCAGACAGAATTGGAAAATATGAACATAAGGAATTGTGGAAAAAAATGGTCACCGTTGATATGTATTCCATCGTGCAGCAGAAATACATTGGCAGCTTTTATTTGCCAAAGAAGGAAAAGCAGCAACGTATGCAATTTATTGTAGATGACAAAAACCTTTATCTCATCGTTGAAAATGAAATTATTAAATATCGTTTTGCGCAAAACATCACGCAACATTTCATTTCGGGGGTAGCCGAAAACCTGAACAAAGAGTAG
- a CDS encoding helix-turn-helix domain-containing protein, protein MNKILFFFSLLLLTGIQAQKQAYSYAQISHLLSSYSENDERAMVFVNLYIRKAKKEQKASKLIAGYDEAVYYSSSVHQKLRYADSAVTVSLKSKKADLISWAYLKKGIIYYYNKRDYRLALQQYLIALSTAKETKDLYMRNKIVYHLGMVRSYLGYYEEASRHFMETAIYFERNISDKDHPNIRLNNESGYYNSIYRLSSCYKNLKQYRKEDSLIAIGIKRLKSADHHPLEFAYFQKGKGIQQIRKGDYKTGLKHLKLAENILMKEGDFASLATVDFYIGKVYWNSGDRQTSLVYLNRVDSIITEFKFVTPEITANYQYLIDDAKEKNNERQQLYYTNQLIRVDSIVKADFAFLSAGIYKEYDINSLTEDRDRLLKKNKYGLVLIFVIIAGSLILLFYLINRHRKREHRLTLKYHQLLEKLNNHTISSPRESEIVVHQAKDLYSVEVIENIKKNLKVFVEKEKFRDIDLTLEQMAKLIGCKRNALSYFLNNHLHTTYHTYIKNLRIEYITRKLMEDKIYLKYSMETLAKEGGMKNRQVFSNHFLEIHGIRPADFVRKRAEELNQENV, encoded by the coding sequence TTGAATAAAATTCTGTTCTTTTTTTCATTACTGTTGCTGACAGGGATACAAGCTCAGAAACAGGCTTACTCTTATGCCCAGATATCCCATCTCTTATCTTCGTATTCAGAAAATGATGAGCGGGCAATGGTTTTCGTTAATCTGTATATAAGAAAGGCCAAAAAAGAACAAAAAGCATCGAAATTGATTGCAGGCTATGATGAAGCGGTTTATTATAGCTCTTCAGTTCATCAAAAGTTAAGGTATGCAGATAGCGCAGTGACAGTTTCTTTAAAGAGTAAAAAGGCCGATCTTATATCCTGGGCATATCTTAAAAAAGGAATTATTTACTACTATAATAAGAGGGATTACAGGTTGGCTCTTCAGCAATATCTTATAGCATTATCAACCGCAAAAGAAACGAAAGACCTGTATATGAGAAATAAAATAGTGTATCATTTGGGGATGGTACGATCATATTTAGGATATTACGAAGAGGCGTCTCGTCACTTTATGGAAACAGCAATATACTTCGAGCGAAATATTTCTGATAAAGACCATCCCAATATCAGACTCAATAACGAATCGGGATATTATAACAGCATTTACCGTCTCAGCAGTTGCTATAAAAATCTAAAACAATACCGTAAAGAAGACTCCCTGATTGCAATAGGCATTAAACGGCTCAAATCCGCAGATCATCATCCTCTTGAATTTGCCTATTTTCAGAAAGGCAAAGGGATTCAGCAGATCAGAAAGGGAGATTATAAAACAGGCTTAAAGCATCTAAAGCTTGCAGAAAATATTTTGATGAAAGAAGGAGATTTCGCTTCATTGGCTACCGTTGACTTCTACATTGGGAAAGTTTACTGGAATTCCGGAGATCGACAGACTTCCCTGGTTTATTTAAATCGGGTTGATTCAATCATTACCGAATTTAAATTTGTTACTCCCGAAATAACAGCGAACTATCAGTACCTGATTGACGATGCCAAAGAGAAAAACAATGAACGTCAGCAATTGTATTACACCAATCAGCTGATCAGAGTCGATTCTATTGTGAAAGCGGATTTTGCATTTTTGTCGGCAGGAATTTACAAAGAATATGATATTAACTCGCTGACAGAAGACCGTGACCGCCTTCTGAAAAAAAACAAGTATGGTCTTGTACTTATTTTTGTCATCATTGCAGGCAGCTTGATCCTTCTTTTTTATTTGATCAATCGCCATCGAAAGAGAGAGCACAGGCTTACTTTAAAATATCATCAATTACTGGAGAAGCTAAATAATCATACAATATCCTCACCGAGAGAATCAGAAATAGTGGTGCATCAAGCTAAGGACCTATATAGTGTTGAAGTGATAGAAAATATCAAAAAAAATCTGAAAGTTTTTGTTGAAAAGGAAAAGTTTAGAGATATAGATCTCACCTTGGAGCAGATGGCAAAATTGATTGGATGCAAAAGAAACGCATTATCTTATTTTTTAAACAACCATCTCCACACAACTTACCACACCTATATCAAGAATCTTCGTATCGAATATATTACAAGAAAGCTTATGGAAGATAAAATCTATTTAAAATACAGTATGGAGACTTTAGCCAAAGAAGGCGGAATGAAAAACAGGCAGGTTTTTTCAAACCATTTTTTGGAGATTCACGGAATAAGGCCTGCAGACTTTGTTCGGAAAAGAGCGGAAGAATTGAATCAGGAGAATGTTTAG
- a CDS encoding RteC domain-containing protein produces MNGQNFRKKNEQIWKDLTTTVDQINRSDDDIVTRSEEILMETDVAIRQLKDNLRQYQFSDWSDEIHFFKNTKPQFIAVYIYYSKVLAIDASKPYADPDALRAYYENERANLLYFYNEQREFISYYRRKSTYLDKKYFVRFKFDFKLKLSPELYSYDEEFSTSHDHIVAQILSNDLLDHYLSNKIDSKEVEEGSIAHIKNLEWTAPKVALIELLYALHQTKCFNGGQSDLAEIFRWAENSLHINLGNYHKTLSEIRLRKMDRTKFLSLLQKNLDQYIDDLDI; encoded by the coding sequence ATGAACGGACAAAATTTCCGAAAAAAAAATGAGCAGATCTGGAAGGATCTAACAACGACTGTAGATCAGATTAACAGAAGTGATGATGATATTGTGACCAGGTCTGAAGAAATTCTCATGGAAACAGATGTTGCGATTAGGCAGTTGAAAGATAATTTAAGACAATATCAATTCTCAGACTGGAGCGACGAAATCCACTTTTTTAAAAATACCAAGCCCCAATTTATAGCAGTTTATATTTACTACTCCAAAGTGCTGGCAATAGATGCTTCGAAACCTTACGCTGATCCCGATGCACTGAGAGCTTACTATGAGAATGAAAGGGCAAATCTTTTATATTTCTATAATGAACAAAGAGAGTTTATCAGTTATTACCGCCGCAAATCTACCTATCTTGATAAAAAATATTTTGTCCGGTTTAAATTTGATTTTAAATTAAAGCTCAGTCCCGAACTGTATAGTTATGATGAAGAATTTTCAACATCACATGACCACATTGTAGCTCAGATCTTATCCAATGATCTGTTGGATCATTATTTATCGAATAAAATCGATTCCAAAGAAGTTGAGGAAGGCTCAATCGCCCACATTAAGAATCTAGAATGGACAGCCCCAAAGGTTGCATTAATTGAGCTTTTGTATGCGCTTCATCAAACAAAATGCTTCAACGGGGGGCAATCAGATCTTGCAGAAATCTTCAGATGGGCAGAAAATTCCTTGCACATCAATTTGGGAAATTATCATAAGACTTTAAGTGAGATCAGATTAAGAAAAATGGATAGAACTAAGTTTTTGTCATTGCTCCAGAAAAATTTGGATCAGTATATAGATGACTTGGATATCTGA
- a CDS encoding helix-turn-helix domain-containing protein — translation MAISIITKEDLQQFKAELLEDITNLLHNKTTEQKLWLRTSEVKKLLNISSGTLQNLRINGTISHSKIGGSLYYNYNDIEKLLTNSKH, via the coding sequence ATGGCAATTTCCATTATCACCAAAGAAGATCTCCAGCAGTTTAAAGCTGAATTGCTGGAAGATATCACGAACCTTCTACACAACAAAACAACAGAACAAAAATTATGGCTTCGCACCTCTGAGGTCAAAAAGCTCCTTAACATCTCTTCCGGAACATTGCAAAACCTGAGGATTAATGGAACAATATCACACAGTAAAATAGGGGGATCTCTCTATTATAATTATAATGATATTGAGAAACTACTGACTAATTCCAAACATTAA
- a CDS encoding DUF3853 family protein has protein sequence MNILDPNTPIWKLTVREFIEISKYISTEKKYEYGLKGLAKILGCSVSKASEVKSSGLLDEAIIQNGNIIIIDKEKALLLFGKKNKK, from the coding sequence ATGAACATACTTGATCCTAATACACCCATCTGGAAACTGACTGTCCGCGAATTCATTGAGATTTCAAAATACATCAGTACTGAAAAGAAGTATGAATACGGTCTCAAAGGTTTGGCGAAAATTTTAGGCTGTTCCGTTTCAAAAGCTTCAGAAGTAAAATCATCAGGATTATTGGACGAGGCAATCATTCAAAACGGAAACATTATCATCATAGACAAAGAAAAGGCATTGTTGCTTTTCGGAAAAAAAAATAAAAAATGA
- a CDS encoding toprim domain-containing protein translates to MNCEDLKRKVSIRAVLESFKLFPVKENTRTAFYFALDREEKIPSFSVDFLKNKAYDFGTGKTYDVISIVQLMNRCCISDALKYLEKFNFSSKLIDKSEKCSLSKTYRILSEGEIQHPGLIQYLKSRKVYEQKGLVKEIFYDLKGKKYFGIGFYNNSGGIEIRNKYSKICLGTKDITLIKNKFIESKEVIIFEGFFDYLTYKNLERQDHSNVDYLILNSTAMLFKADDDLKQYSSISLFLDNDDNGNTTKRLIKGRYSYVDDCSLVYGGFKDLNEWFCTGQ, encoded by the coding sequence ATGAATTGTGAAGATTTGAAAAGAAAGGTAAGTATAAGAGCGGTTTTAGAATCGTTTAAACTTTTCCCAGTGAAAGAAAATACAAGGACTGCATTCTATTTTGCGCTAGACAGAGAGGAAAAGATCCCCAGTTTCTCTGTCGATTTTTTAAAAAACAAAGCGTATGATTTTGGAACGGGGAAAACTTACGACGTGATTTCAATTGTTCAGCTGATGAACAGATGTTGTATTTCTGATGCATTAAAATATTTGGAGAAATTTAATTTTTCTTCCAAATTGATCGATAAGAGCGAAAAATGCTCACTAAGCAAAACCTATCGTATTCTCAGTGAAGGAGAAATTCAGCATCCCGGATTGATTCAGTATTTAAAATCCCGAAAGGTTTACGAACAAAAAGGTTTGGTTAAAGAAATTTTTTATGACCTGAAAGGAAAGAAATACTTTGGAATTGGATTTTATAATAATTCAGGAGGAATTGAAATTCGAAATAAATATTCCAAAATTTGTTTGGGTACAAAAGATATTACTCTAATCAAAAATAAATTCATAGAAAGCAAGGAGGTTATCATTTTTGAAGGTTTTTTCGATTACCTGACGTACAAAAATTTAGAGAGACAGGATCATTCAAACGTAGATTATTTAATTCTTAATTCAACAGCAATGCTTTTTAAAGCTGACGATGATCTTAAACAATATAGCAGTATCTCGCTTTTTTTAGACAATGATGATAATGGAAATACTACGAAACGGTTAATCAAAGGAAGGTATTCATATGTTGACGATTGTTCATTAGTGTATGGCGGTTTTAAAGATTTAAATGAATGGTTCTGTACTGGTCAATAG
- a CDS encoding recombinase family protein, protein MGYARVSTKDQNLDLQIEALEKAGCEKIYQEKISGATKNRPELDKMIEQFREGDEFYVWRLDRLGRSLKNIIDLVLSLSDKGIIIKGLVDGVDTSTINGRLFLNLMASLAEYERELIRERTNAGLQSARARGRLGGRPKGYTAETISKLLLLRSIYKDPTLRPEDIYKPFGLTRATFYRYAKILDNHTDEGIKNMQVKK, encoded by the coding sequence ATAGGATATGCCCGGGTTTCGACCAAAGATCAAAATTTGGATTTGCAAATTGAAGCTTTAGAAAAAGCAGGTTGTGAGAAAATTTATCAGGAGAAAATATCGGGTGCGACAAAGAATCGCCCCGAACTTGATAAAATGATAGAACAGTTCAGAGAAGGTGATGAATTTTATGTTTGGCGACTTGACCGTTTAGGTAGAAGTTTAAAAAATATTATTGATCTTGTTTTAAGTTTGAGTGATAAGGGAATTATAATAAAAGGTCTTGTAGATGGTGTAGATACATCAACTATTAATGGGCGACTATTTTTGAATCTCATGGCTTCTTTGGCCGAATATGAAAGAGAGTTGATAAGAGAGAGAACTAATGCAGGACTGCAATCTGCAAGGGCTAGAGGTAGGCTTGGTGGTAGACCTAAAGGTTATACAGCTGAAACAATTTCAAAGCTACTTCTTCTACGCTCAATTTATAAAGATCCGACTCTACGGCCGGAAGATATATACAAACCATTTGGATTAACCAGGGCAACATTTTATAGATATGCTAAAATTCTTGACAATCATACGGATGAGGGAATAAAGAATATGCAAGTTAAAAAATAG